One window from the genome of Cryptomeria japonica chromosome 6, Sugi_1.0, whole genome shotgun sequence encodes:
- the LOC131071451 gene encoding TMV resistance protein N: MESSSSSHWQNQGFNAFSRTEPDGNHRGPDVKQTIATQLYNSLKKVGIRAVLDSEEKELGDSFPSTIETAIKSASVHIAIFSKRYEESAWCLAELVLMLQSKAKIMKMRRGTGRSCQSGRKHFNLFHLWPGKNLTECAVATVSCD; encoded by the exons ATGGAGTCTTCCTCATCATCTCACTGGCAAAATCAGGGATTTAATGCTTTCTCTCGAACAGAACCTGACGGCAACCACAGAGGCCCTGATGTCAAGCAAACTATTGCTACTCAGCTTTACAACTCCCTTAAGAAGGTGGGTATACGAGCAGTTCTTGATTCAGAAGAGAAGGAACTTGGAGATTCGTTTCCTTCTACCATTGAGACTGCGATTAAATCTGCTTCAGTGCATATTGCCATTTTTTCAAAAAGATATGAAGAGTCAGCTTGGTGTCTGGCTGAGCTGGTTCTTATGCTACAAAGTAAGgccaagattatgaaaatgaggagAGGTACTGGGAGAAGCTGCCAAAGTGGAAGGAAGCACTTCAATCTCTTTCATTTGTGGCCGGGGAAGAATTTAACGG AGTGTGCGGTTGCAACAGTGAGTTGTGATTGA